The DNA region CCGCAGGTTTGCGCCGCTTCCTCAAGGTTAGGCGAGATTAAGGCGAGGGCAGACTCCTGCGCTTGCAGTCCCTGAGGCATAAAACGAACGACATAGGCTGCGGTCAGCAGCACGGGAGTGCCGTACAACATGGGCAGGAACTGACTGGCAACAAAAACAATCCCTAAGGCGATAACAACCCCCGGCAGCGCGTAACCCGCATAGGAAATCCTTGCAAATAACTTGCCAGGGAAACTGTCGTGCCGGGCACTCAGGTAAGCCACGGGCAAAGCCAGCAAGCTGGCAAGGGTGGCCCCGGCTGCCGCGGTAGTAAAACTGTTGAGGGTGTAGCGCCAAAATTCCTGGCCAATGGCGCCCTGAACTAACCCTTGGTATGTCATGGCAATGAGAAAGAGCAGCGGGAATATCACCGAAGCGCTCAAAACAAGCCAAACCCATGCCAGGGCAAGATAGCGCCAGCTGCCAAGGGGAACAACGGGCGCCGTCCCGTGGCTGCCACGGTTTTGGTAATATCTCGCTTTGGCCCGGCTGCGCCATTCGAGCCAGACTGCCGCCAGCGTAATTGCGACAAGAATCAGGCCGAGCACAGCAGCCGCCGACCGGTCATAACGGCCGACCAATTGCGTATAAATGGCGCTCGTAAACGTATCGTATCGCAGCATGGCCACAACGCCAAAGTCGGACAAAACATACAGCGCCACCAGTAAACTGCCGGCGCCGATAGCGGGTCGAAGCATCGGCAGGGTAGCGGACCAGAAAACCGACCAGGAAGAATAACCGCAGGCGCGGGCGGCTTCTTCGCAACTGGCGCTCATCGTTTCCAGCGCTGCCGCCACCAGCAGGAATGTGTACGGAAAAGTAAACAACGAAAGGACCAGTGTCGTACCCCATAGCGAATAGATATCCGGCAGGGCAAGCGCTCCTCCCGCAAGGGAAGCGACCACCGTTTTGAGCACACCGTCAAAACCAAACAAAAAGATATAGGCAAGGGCGCCGATATACGGGGGGATAGCCATCGGCAGGGCCAACAGCCACTTATAAGTTTTGCGGCCTGGCAAGTCGCTTCTGGTGACCAGCCATGCCAGGGGCACCGCCAGGATAACGGTGGCGCACGTTGTAGTGGTCGTCAGTACAAGTGTATTTGTTAGTAAATAGGGTATCCTGGTATTCCAAAGGCGGACCCAGACGTCCGTATCGCTCAGGGCTGCCCGGTAAAGAATGTATATGACCGGTACACTCATCAAAAGCCCGACCAAAAGGGCGGCGAAAAGTATAGTCTTACCCGGCGGCTTGCCACGCCACGCATTAAGCCACCACATATGGGAAAGCCGGAAGAAGCTTATAGGCTTCTCCCGGTAAATATGTAGGTTAATACTGCGCAAAATTATTCTCCTATCGCTTAGGGCATGCCTACTTTTTCCAGCAGGTTCATGCTGTTTTTCAGCTCTTTACCCAAGACTTCGAGCTTGACATCAGCCCGTTTGAAATCATTAAGACTTTTTTCCGCTTTAGCCGGAACGCCCGGAATAACGGGGTATTCGTAGTTAACCTCGGCAAAAATCTTCTGGATTGAGGGCTGGAGCAGGAACGCTATAAACTTTTTCGCCGCTTCGGTATTTTTTGCCCCTTTTATGATACCAACTCCGGCCACATTAACGGCTACGCCCATGTCGCTTGGGCCCTGATCAGGATAGATTGCGGCTACCGGCGAACCGGCCGCCTTTTCAAGTTCATAGTAGTAATGGTTTACCCAACCGAGCTTGAATTCGCCCTTGCCAACAGCCTGACGGACTTCGGTATGGCCTTTCAGAACTTTGACGTCATTGGCCTTGAGCGCCGTGAGGAAATCTTCAGCCGCTTTATCGCCTTTTACCTGACGGATTACGGTGACATTGCCGACAACCGATTCATTTGAGCTTATGGCCATGGCTACCTGGCCTTTCCATTTGGGGTCGGCCAGATCAAACAGCGACTTGGGCAATTCGCTTTCCTTAACCAGCTTGGTGTTGTACATAATTACCCGGCTTCGAGCAGATACGCCGACCCAGGAGCCATCATCGGCCCGTAAATCGGCGGGCACTTTTTTTACGGCGTCCGAATTATTGGGCTGAAACAGCCCCTGGGACCTTAAGACCTCTAGCGTCCCGGCGTCATTGGCGATAAAAACGTCAGCCTGGGGATTGTTTTTTTCTTCCATAACGGCGTTAGCCAACTCGGATGCCCCGCCGGCACGAAGCACTACCTTGATGCCTGTTTCTTTTTCGAACTGCTCGATAACCGGTTTTATCAGCTTCTCGTTCCTTCCGGAATACACCACGAGCTGGGTCGGTTTGGCCTGTTCGGTTTTTGCCGTTTCCGACGAGCCGCAGCCGGCAATGGCGAAGGCAAGCAGGATAGATAACGCCAAAAGCGCAAGAACCTTTTTCTTAAATACCATAGATATCCTCCTTTAATGATAATCATTTTCATTCAAGCACGCATTTAGTTTACGCTAATTGATAATTATTTTCAAACTCCAGCCTGGCTTATTTCACCAGATATCAAGCATTATTTTTCAATTTCCGCCGTTTTTCGCATATTTACTGAAATTTATGTGCCAAGTTGGAAATTTAGCCTGCACTTGACATTGTAAAAGAGAAAAAGTTACAATGAAAATGATTATCAAATACATAAAGGTGATAACAATGTCGGTTATCGTCGTCGGTGGAGATCACTTGGGCTCAATTGAAAAGAAACTGTATGAATTAGGCGCCAAAGAACTCATTCATGTTTCAGGGCGAAAGAAGTTAGACCGGAAAAAACTGCCCATAAGCCAGCGAACGTCTTTTGTCCTAGTTTTGACGGATTACGTCAACCATGACATTGCCGCCAGGGTAAAAGAAAGGGCTAAAACTTTACACGTGCCTTTAATCTTCGCAAAAAGGTCCTGGAGTTCAGTAGAACAGAAAATTAAGGCGGGTGGATTTGTTAAAGCCGAGCTATGTTAACGTTTTGAGTTATAAAATTACCCTTTTGGGGCAAGATATGGCTATGAAATGCAGAAAGGAGCGTGCAGGGCTTGGATTTAAAAAATATGAACGTTGCCGCCCTCTCAGATGACCAGGTTGATGCCGTGAAAAAATACGAGCAAGACTTCAAAGCCAAGTACGGCAGCGACGTTATTCTCATTGCATTTAGGAAATGAGCAACCAAAAGACCAGGCGTCCACAATCCGGCGTGGGCGCCTGGTCTTTTACAATTCGTCTTTTACATTTCAAAGGTAGCCAATGCGCGGTATACTCTCTTTTTCTCTTCAACAGCACTCGATATTAAAGAAAAACTTGTTACAGCAAAGCCGCTGCCGCCGGCGGTTAGCCGCAGCGCCTGCCGGTATGCTTCGCCATCGGTAAAACAGACATCCCGGGCAAGAGTAATATGCGGCTTATAAGGCCGGTTTTCCGGAATAAAACCCAGCTCCTTC from Sporolituus thermophilus DSM 23256 includes:
- a CDS encoding ABC transporter permease, with protein sequence MRSINLHIYREKPISFFRLSHMWWLNAWRGKPPGKTILFAALLVGLLMSVPVIYILYRAALSDTDVWVRLWNTRIPYLLTNTLVLTTTTTCATVILAVPLAWLVTRSDLPGRKTYKWLLALPMAIPPYIGALAYIFLFGFDGVLKTVVASLAGGALALPDIYSLWGTTLVLSLFTFPYTFLLVAAALETMSASCEEAARACGYSSWSVFWSATLPMLRPAIGAGSLLVALYVLSDFGVVAMLRYDTFTSAIYTQLVGRYDRSAAAVLGLILVAITLAAVWLEWRSRAKARYYQNRGSHGTAPVVPLGSWRYLALAWVWLVLSASVIFPLLFLIAMTYQGLVQGAIGQEFWRYTLNSFTTAAAGATLASLLALPVAYLSARHDSFPGKLFARISYAGYALPGVVIALGIVFVASQFLPMLYGTPVLLTAAYVVRFMPQGLQAQESALALISPNLEEAAQTCGYSRWEALWRITFPLIRPGLIAGWILIFLNSMKELPATLLLRPAGFDTLSVRIWIEASEGFYTLAAPAALLLVAVSLIPLRYLAVIKHERRG
- a CDS encoding extracellular solute-binding protein, which gives rise to MVFKKKVLALLALSILLAFAIAGCGSSETAKTEQAKPTQLVVYSGRNEKLIKPVIEQFEKETGIKVVLRAGGASELANAVMEEKNNPQADVFIANDAGTLEVLRSQGLFQPNNSDAVKKVPADLRADDGSWVGVSARSRVIMYNTKLVKESELPKSLFDLADPKWKGQVAMAISSNESVVGNVTVIRQVKGDKAAEDFLTALKANDVKVLKGHTEVRQAVGKGEFKLGWVNHYYYELEKAAGSPVAAIYPDQGPSDMGVAVNVAGVGIIKGAKNTEAAKKFIAFLLQPSIQKIFAEVNYEYPVIPGVPAKAEKSLNDFKRADVKLEVLGKELKNSMNLLEKVGMP
- a CDS encoding DUF2325 domain-containing protein codes for the protein MSVIVVGGDHLGSIEKKLYELGAKELIHVSGRKKLDRKKLPISQRTSFVLVLTDYVNHDIAARVKERAKTLHVPLIFAKRSWSSVEQKIKAGGFVKAELC